A single region of the Gasterosteus aculeatus chromosome 1, fGasAcu3.hap1.1, whole genome shotgun sequence genome encodes:
- the scn2b gene encoding sodium channel regulatory subunit beta-2 isoform X1: MSSPAQERRTGVQLLSAAMLLLFSGCSSMDVIMPNSINALNGTTIKIPCTFTSCYKIDPNMFVMNWTYQETLNDTEEMIMAYHKKRGMVPLRSDRFGERVMFAGNLDKNDLSITLSNVQIEDEGIYNCNVRNPPDRITGQHGIQLNVVTELPPPRDSTIAVAIGASVGGALALLILSMLVVKCLRRHRKKELISEEKMEEEEKLDAEVVAEEGNKHKNSLPEDL, encoded by the exons atgtCTTCGCCGGCGCAGGAAAGGAGGACCGGCGTCCAGCTGCTGAGCGCggcgatgctgctgctgttctccg gttgTTCAAGCATGGATGTAATCATGCCCAATAGCATCAATGCACTGAATGGAACAACTATCAAAATCCCCTGCACATTTACCTCCTGTTATAAGATTGATCCCAACATGTTTGTGATGAACTGGACCTACCAAGAAACGCTAAATGACACAGaagaaatg ATCATGGCGTACCATAAGAAACGAGGGATGGTGCCTCTACGCTCGGACCGGTTTGGGGAGAGGGTCATGTTTGCCGGGAACCTGGATAAGaacgacctgtcaatcactctgTCCAATGTTCAGATTGAGGATGAGGGGATCTACAACTGCAATGTGAGGAACCCCCCCGACCGCATCACAGGTCAACATGGCATACAGCTCAATGTCGTCACCGAAC tTCCGCCTCCGAGGGATTCGACCATTGCAGTTGCGATCGGGGCGTCAGTGGGCGGAGCTTTAGCTCTGCTGATCCTTTCCATGCTAGTGGTGAAATGTCTCCGTCGACACCGAAAAAAGGAACTGATttcagaggagaagatggaggaggaggaaaaactgGACGCTGAGGTTGTTGCAGAAGAGGGGAACAA gcaTAAGAACTCCCTGCCTGAAGACCTATAG
- the scn2b gene encoding sodium channel regulatory subunit beta-2 isoform X2, which produces MSSPAQERRTGVQLLSAAMLLLFSGCSSMDVIMPNSINALNGTTIKIPCTFTSCYKIDPNMFVMNWTYQETLNDTEEMIMAYHKKRGMVPLRSDRFGERVMFAGNLDKNDLSITLSNVQIEDEGIYNCNVRNPPDRITGQHGIQLNVVTELPPPRDSTIAVAIGASVGGALALLILSMLVVKCLRRHRKKELISEEKMEEEEKLDAEVVAEEGNKQP; this is translated from the exons atgtCTTCGCCGGCGCAGGAAAGGAGGACCGGCGTCCAGCTGCTGAGCGCggcgatgctgctgctgttctccg gttgTTCAAGCATGGATGTAATCATGCCCAATAGCATCAATGCACTGAATGGAACAACTATCAAAATCCCCTGCACATTTACCTCCTGTTATAAGATTGATCCCAACATGTTTGTGATGAACTGGACCTACCAAGAAACGCTAAATGACACAGaagaaatg ATCATGGCGTACCATAAGAAACGAGGGATGGTGCCTCTACGCTCGGACCGGTTTGGGGAGAGGGTCATGTTTGCCGGGAACCTGGATAAGaacgacctgtcaatcactctgTCCAATGTTCAGATTGAGGATGAGGGGATCTACAACTGCAATGTGAGGAACCCCCCCGACCGCATCACAGGTCAACATGGCATACAGCTCAATGTCGTCACCGAAC tTCCGCCTCCGAGGGATTCGACCATTGCAGTTGCGATCGGGGCGTCAGTGGGCGGAGCTTTAGCTCTGCTGATCCTTTCCATGCTAGTGGTGAAATGTCTCCGTCGACACCGAAAAAAGGAACTGATttcagaggagaagatggaggaggaggaaaaactgGACGCTGAGGTTGTTGCAGAAGAGGGGAACAA ACAACCATAG
- the LOC120820260 gene encoding sodium channel regulatory subunit beta-4, protein MRGRTSGAMATADSAGSSVPGRLRCGDLLHSGLVVALLLGVWSVGGLEVTTSKVPLLEAINGSTVLLPCTYSSCIGIKNLYFNWHYDDNGTLLKLCEGVIPIEGVEPRVSVYHERVEFVGSSKSNNISILLWNITFEDEGTYVCFARNPKEKYRNHTAFYVLKVVDQLKEIETTLTTIIVSVVGGVIGIAILAMVIKALVVHFLLKDDEKNKECLVSSGNDNTENGGSGAKADNKGTPKA, encoded by the exons ATGCGCGGACGGACAAGCGGTGCCATGGCGACGGCGGACAGCGCGGGATCCAGCGTCCCTGGTCGGCTGAGATGTGGCGATCTGCTTCACAGCGGTCTGGTAGTGGCTCTGCTGCTCG GTGTTTGGAGTGTTGGTGGACTGGAGGTCACGACGAGTAAAgtgcctctacttgaagcaatTAATGGCTCCACGGTCCTGCTGCCCTGCACCTACTCCTCCTGCATTGGCATCAAAAACCTCTACTTCAACTGGCACTACGACGACAATGGCACCCTGCTCAAG tTATGTGAGGGGGTGATTCCTATTGAGGGTGTGGAGCCCCGGGTCAGCGTGTACCACGAGCGCGTGGAGTTTGTCGGCTCTTCGAAGAGCAACAACATCTCCATCCTGCTGTGGAACATCACCTTCGAAGATGAGGGAACGTACGTCTGTTTCGCCAGGAACCCAAAAGAGAAGTACCGCAACCACACTGCTTTCTACGTTCTTAAAGTGGTGGACCAAC TGAAGGAGATTGAAACGACTTTGACCACCATCATCGTCTCCGTGGTGGGCGGAGTCATTGGGATAGCCATCCTGGCCATGGTGATAAAGGCCTTGGTTGTTCACTTTCTGCTGAAGGATGACGAGAAGAA CAAAGAGTGCCTGGTGAGCTCAGGGAATGACAACACAGAAAACGGGGGCTCAGGAGCCAAAGCAGACAACAAAGGGACACCGAAGGCATGA